The genomic window CGCAAGGTACTTGGGCTTGCCATCACGCAAGGTCAGGCGCGCAAAGATACCGGCGATTTTGAGATGGCGCTGCAGCCCCATCCACTCCACGCCGCGGTAGAACTCACCGAAATCATCCCCCACGGGCAGGCCCGCCTTGCGGGCTTTTTCCCAGTAGCGGATCGTCACGTCGAGGCAGAAGTCTTCTTCCCACGTCAAGAACGCGTCACGCATCAGGCTGGCAATGTCATAGGTGATGGGGCCGTACACCGCATCTTGAAAGTCGAGCACGCCCAGGTACCGTGGGTCGGTCTGGCCGGGCACCGCGAGGTCATCGGGCACCATCAGGTTGCGGGGCATGAAATCGCGGTGGACATAGACGCTGGGCCACGACAGGTTGTTTTGTATCAGCAGCGCGAAGGTGTCATCCAGCGTTTTGCGCATGGCCGGGTCGATGGTGACCTGGCGGTGTGCGCCGATGTACCACTCGGGAAACAACTCCAGCTCGCGGCGCAGCAGCGCCTCGTCGTAAGGCGGTAGCACTTGGGGGGCTGACGAGAGTTGCCACTGGACCAGGGTATCCACCGCATTCAGGTACAAATTCAAAGGGGGCTGCGCCGGGTCTATGGTTTGCATCATGGTCCGGGTGCCCAGGTCCGTGAGCAGCATGAAGCCATTGCCTTCGTCCCACGCCAGGATCCTCGGGGCGCGCAAGCCCGCATGGTTAAGCAAGGCGGCAATGTCCACAAAGGGCTTGCAGTTCTCTTTTTCCGGGGGGGCATCCATGATCACCAGGCTTCCGCGGTTGCTTTGCACCCGGAAGTAACGGCGAAAACTGGCGTCGGCAGAGGCCAGCCCCAGGGTGTCGGGCACAAAGCCGAAACCCGCTTGTTGGCTATCAAACCAGGCTTGAAAACGCTGTTGTCGTTCCGTATCAGCCCATGGAATGGGTTGCAAGGACGAGGTGGGGGGAGTGGATGTGGCGGACGGCACAGGGTGAGAGCTTGGGGTCATGGATAATCCATTCTACAAAGCCATGCCGCCGCGCCCTGTGGGCAGTGTGCTGGTGCCTTTCTCCCATAACGTGGTTTCTGCCTTCCGCCCATGCGTTTTTCTATGTGCGCTCTGCCCGTCGGGGCGCCTGATTGCCGGCCGCCGTTGATCCGCCTTGTGGCTTTGGTGGCGTTGGCTTGTGTCCAGATGTCTGCACAAGCGCAACAGGAAGCCGATCAAAGCCCGTTAAAGCTGATCGCCACTCCCAAGTTGCAAGAGGGGCTCGAGGCGACCCAGCTGGAGTCTGCGCCGACCTTCTTGTTTGGTGACACTCTGACCGGCCGTACCGATCTTGAAACCATCGTGCAAGGGAACGCTGAAATGCGCAAACCCGGCACAGTGATCAAAGCAGACCGCCTCGAGTACTACGCCCCTGATGATCTGGCGCGTGCGACCGGCAATGTGCGGATCAATCGCAATGGCAATGTATTTGAAGGGCCTGCGCTGGAGCTCAAGGTCGAGGCCTTTGAAGGCACTTTTGAGTCGCCCCAATACCGCTTTCTCCAAAACGGCGCGCACGGGGATGCCTCGAAAGCGGTTTTCCTGGATGAAAGCCGTACTGTGGTGTACGGCGCAACCTACACCACCTGCCGCCGCAAACCCGGGCCTGATTGGGTCCCCGAATGGGTGCTCCGCGCAGCAGACATTGAGTTCGACAGTGGCGAGGACGTTGGCATTGCGCATGGCGCGTATCTGCATTTCATGGATGTGCCCATCCTGCCGGTTCCGGCTATCAGCTTTCCGCTGAGCGATGCCCGCAAATCCGGGGTCATGCCGCCCACCATTGGCTTAGGGGATGTGAACGGTACCGAAGTCAGTGTTCCCTACTACTGGAATATCGCGCCCAACCGGGATGCCACGGTCACCC from Rhodoferax potami includes these protein-coding regions:
- a CDS encoding aminoglycoside phosphotransferase family protein; amino-acid sequence: MTPSSHPVPSATSTPPTSSLQPIPWADTERQQRFQAWFDSQQAGFGFVPDTLGLASADASFRRYFRVQSNRGSLVIMDAPPEKENCKPFVDIAALLNHAGLRAPRILAWDEGNGFMLLTDLGTRTMMQTIDPAQPPLNLYLNAVDTLVQWQLSSAPQVLPPYDEALLRRELELFPEWYIGAHRQVTIDPAMRKTLDDTFALLIQNNLSWPSVYVHRDFMPRNLMVPDDLAVPGQTDPRYLGVLDFQDAVYGPITYDIASLMRDAFLTWEEDFCLDVTIRYWEKARKAGLPVGDDFGEFYRGVEWMGLQRHLKIAGIFARLTLRDGKPKYLADTPRFIDYIRSTCSRYIQLKPLLRLVEKVDGIEVPNVFAFGRS